agaaaaaaaattaagaaaatgtgAAATATCCGTAAAAAgctattttaagtattttgaaaatttcagtcagtttagaaaaaaataatttattgaacaatGGAATGTTTCAGGtttctgtaaataatattttttggacaaaatatcaaaaattatctgattataaatcattatactaTATGTGAATATCtatgatttaaagttttaacttcagacgcttataaaacatatttatatgcaGATACGTTGAATTTGTTGATTACATTTTTGGTAATGATAATGCatgaagaattttgtattaaattctcaAACCTTATGCAGGTATGCAATGTGTAAATTAAACGTTTTATGAATTTGTAACTGCAAAAAAGTTTGCAAATGatcgtgattttgatgaatttctcataaaaatttgaattttgaatacttataaaacaatcttattgtgactgtattttcgatatatatttttatcttatgaaataataacttatgaCTCTATGAGgaactatttattttcaatatttttgcacaccaacaataaatcattaaaacaatttaatcgtTCATAAATcgaataaaactgaaaaaagtcgatcatttaaaatatctcGAGTGTTACTGCTGGGTAACTACTCCCCTCACGCCGCCAAGtcaattgtatttttcttttttccagCTCATATGCTcattgtaaaatttttattacagattgtatattttgtaataaatgttaaaaaaaaaaaaaaaaatttaaaatatctataaattatattactacaagtgtcaaatatttttaaaattatataatatctactaaatatttattcggACATTTGGTAAAAAAGTCAAgtctctatattatagttattaatgtttgaattacTTACATCAAAAACatgttttgcgtaaaaatgtaacaaataaatcaaattttctattataaaccACCCTTGAAGTTGAATAAAGCATCTCTTCTAATACACatgtacaatacctatatatattaaacatacactaaaaacacacacacataataattatactctcagaatataatataaaatatgaagaatTGTTTTTTAGACAATCATCATAAATCGTCATTTCTGTAATCAGCCGTATAGTGCTATTACTAATTTTATCTGTGGAGTCTTGACTTTgattttgtgattttattttacaacaaaagTATATCGTgtatgtattcaaatactttttacaacatttttttgatcaCCAATTGATGACTCCTAATATATAAGGtttgaaataagtataatatttacccatgaataatataaaggtacatgtattatatcaaaaataatataatacagtaaagGTACCttcgatgaaataaaaaaaacatatgcacagtatatggtattttttaattctctatttatttacaaaataaacacaTCGATGAAatgatagtattatacataatatttggtcAGTGAACAATGATGATGAATATTCATATGACGACTAAACGGCCGTCACGATCGACGATGAGACTGTCGATGAGTGTGGGTGGTAATGGGGGAAAGTGGTTAGTACGCCTTGTACGGAGCTGGCTTGTAAGCCGGAGCTGAGTATGCGGGTGCTGGGTAAGCTGGTGCAGCGTAAGCCGGTGCAGAGTAGGCGGGTGCAGAGTAAGCTGGCTTGTAGGCCGGGGCGGAGTTCTTGACTTCGGCGTTGAAACCGTTGTAGTCATCGGCGGTGTATTCAACGGTGCGGGTGGAACCGTCGGCTTCCAAAAGGCTGTAGGATCCTTTGACGTAACCGTTGCCGTCGCTGTACTCGGATTGGCTCTTGACATCGTAGGTGTGTGGGTCGTTTACGCTGTACTCGAAGTTGTACGGTGTGGGTGCGTAGGCTGGTTCCGGGGCGTAAGCCTTTGGTGCTGAGTAAGCGGGCGCTGAGTACGCTGGCTTGTAAGCGGGTGCGGCGTATTGGGCGAGAGCGGTGGCCACGCAGGCGGCAAAAATGatcaactgaaaataaaaacgtattttaccAACAGTCGAAACCATAAAAACCTAACTCTATAGACTCATAACACAAACACAACaacattaaattatcattattattattaaaaaactgtatttttttttagtattatactcgatcagtaaaaataaagtttCGGAACGAAGTATAACACACATACCTTGACGgccattttatagttttgtagtGAGCTGAGCTGAGTGTGTGCTATTGGTAGGTACGTATTTGCGCTGTGTACGACTGATACAGTTCACTCTAGATTCTCCGTATTTATGTTGAATGGTTATTGTGATTTCATCCCTTCCAGTGTCCTTATTTGCTGAAcattgtatattacattatgtttttactataatatatagaaccggttatataatatgtaatatatttttttacggaTGGTTACCGCCCTTACGCTAAAAAAACCTTTCCAATTAAACGATATGGCATATGACATTTTTGGAGCACTTTTACCGttccgaaaaatattttatatcttgatttaaacatttgtggagatttgtttatatacatttttaataagctactcttcacatttttttatatttattaataataatattgcattaatgtataacaataatttaatattatgtattgaagtcaacatacaagtattttttgttttgtttttaaaatttatgcgATAAACCATTCTGATCATAAACCTAGTATCATAATTCTAGTAAATATTATgctggtaaaataaaatatgaatcatttttaatttattatgtttttttactataaattatttcttcaaGTACCTAACTGTATAtcaaacacaattttaataaaaaaaaagttttaatagtataatatattatttcattaacgTCTCATAGGTATAcggtatgttttaatataattgattgttattttttaaattcttgaatttattataattaggtagttatatgaaatttaattgtttatgctcgtcgtttaaattataaagtatataatgggtattataagtatacatagCTGCGGATtccaaacttaaaatgtatattattttacctataatttataatatataactatataagagaTACTACCTATCATGATTAATTAACAGTACATTTTGAACCTAAATCTATAACGCATAtggattaaatataatgttgatgCTTTGATTGTACGTACtttctactatatattatgtactatgtataataaattaaatacaacaatatattttaataactaaaggTGTTGATCAAATATGATAattagcaatttattattaacgaacaatattttatttttctaattttttattaaattgtaagttttaacattttttcatcTACGAAGTAATGCAAGTTTATTTGagcaattacattttttagatacCCACTTAATTGTCTTCGTTTTTCCATTTCCCTAAGTCTAAATTCCAAAAGTCTCaatttgacaaatatattattaggtcgATTACTTTAATGTGatgtttaataacattatagtttattatttctgtaATAAACGAcacgttttttaaataattcggATGATGCAGAATGATATAACATGTGTCTATTAGATAACTTTTTATCcctatatttacaatttaattttctagtACCTACGTGGTTAGTgaagataatatataactagAATTCAGCAGTAAAACTAATTCCTAGGTACCAATTATTGGTTTAAGCAATCGAATTTTAGCTCAAATAAACGTATATGTATAAATCacaagaaaatgaaaataataaataatattatgtaataaaataagacaataatatagctaggtataatattataatattaattatattattggtaacATCAGCCTGAATGATGAAAAATGAAGATCACTGGTACACAACACTGGTAGTGTTTaatggataatatataatatacaatatgcatttgAGTACATTACAAAATGTGAATGCATGATCTGTAATTATATTTGCGATGCAAttgatatatgtataggtaataacacCCATcactgatattattaattttgacataatattaactcGATTAACACGCACgctaattaatacaatatgatgtatgaatattataaacaagttGGTCAATGGTTatgttgtatacataatataagtattatattattatgtgaaataattcataggataattatataaaattaaaatgtaccgcACATATGCGTAAATATAACACGAATTTCATGAGTTATTCATTAGAGTGGTGTACAACAAGACTATTTGCCAGTTgagagatatattataatgttatttaagcACAGTGAAAACATAAACATACAGTCAGAGTATTATAGGCAGGTATATAAagagtcattatattatgttcccattgtttatttttttaccaaaatattcataaaaattatttatttcatattttcgtttcaatatataactacaagagAATACATTCCATACTACATCCATGAAGTAGTTATATATCATAGTAAATATCCCGATATCTGTAAATGAAAACTAAATCAGCCGTACAAAAGTATatgaacaacaaaataaaactcaTAAATAAGTCTCTGTGTTTGTATGGGTTAGTAAAACTTTGAACACCGGAACCTTTGAACCCTCTGTCGTTTGAGTTAAGTAAGGCAGCGTTGCAATGCAATAGGTATAAAATGCCTAGACAAATTTTCTCATACAGTTGTACCGCTTTTGAGGGATTAACGTCCAATATCcattcatagtattatatacttcaTAACTAGACTTATAAATTGTCCATGTAATATGAATATCACATTGATGTTTATTCCATTTGTAAACgtgaaagaatttttttttaactaagctaaaaaaaaaacattgaacattttattttgaattaaacaataattattaatacattgagCTATGATGgaagttattaaaaaacttatCGTTAATCAATCaacttacctatacctacacgtTTGAACACGGAAATCTAACCAGTATAATACATAcgtttacgtacctatatacttataccaATAGCTaacaatttttagtttcattGCCCAATATAACGTAAATATAGTTTATCTgatacaaaatttgtatttcagaatatttctttatattttatagcaatattatgaaattttaatatttataatgtacatttatacattGTCTTCCATGTTTGTACCCATTGTACGCTcgtcaagtacctatatattatttacttctcTCCCACCACGTGcctaaagtttaaaatttgtaaatagtaattcaagccttaaaatattatttaaaaacctttAAGAATTAACTATTACATTTCCGAGGAACTCgaaaacagttattttaattttttttatctcaaacATAGGTAAACAAAGAAATATGTATCatgtgaattatataatttaactgtgtcaaacatataaataaataaaaacatatatattacaagGACAAAATTGGTAGAACTTCCTGTGTAATACACAAAGTTTAACAGAAATAACTGATAAACGGCGTAATTAACtaactgtttataaataaatgtttaaataaaaaaaatttataaaaataatatttattacatggTGTTAGTTACTTCATCTGCCAGTTGTTTTTGTTACACTCTGTAGTCTGTATACATTCtgctattaattaatcataaatctatataataagaaaattgtatgataattattatttgtaaaaagaataatatagtgtacacattcaaaatataaaatgtatagcagCAGCTACAGGTAGGTAtgcttattatttcttaataataattgctcGTTGTATATAGAAcgtattatacaacatattttaaaaagtggattgaatatttaatgatacacaatattattctgTACCTATGGTCGTATATAGAGCCATAATATACATGTTCAAGATTACTAAACATTTATCCAAGCTGTAcatctttataaataattacataattattatagtataggtatatttttacgAATAACGGGCTCTCATCAATTATGCATTTggaataagaaaatataaaaagttacacCTTAGGTCGATGGCATTTCAACCTACTGAATTGAGTGTGTTTATACGTCATGTAtgcatttttgttcattttccGTAAGAATGTTGCTCACTTAAATATTGCTTCGACGTGATCTTctatgcatacctatatatattgatttatgttAGCCTTTatgaatgttatatattatgcgtttatCAACCTATTTCTATTacataaaactgttttaatttacatttaattttgtcgCTCTCGTTAAAATCTGGCATTACaacgacgatattattatgtcttatgtTTAATCGACCAGAATCACAGGCATTTAcacatactatacatattatacatacaacctatattatattatgttaatatttaattaacagatctacatattattatcattatcattattattattattattattattatcatgtcaaTACGTCATTGTCCGCAGTAGATTAAAACTGACATATTGTGTATGCTGTAATGCAATAGTTGCGATGATACGTTAATATTCGTAACGCTCATTTTAATAACATTCGCGTGTAATTGTTTCTTTTTATTCGATCTGAacacaataattaaacaatataggtatacgtagtATGTACAATAATACGAATATGCGTGTATATGATGTGtacgtatcatattatatggagTGGTTTTAGGCTATTACCGCAGTCTGTCT
This portion of the Acyrthosiphon pisum isolate AL4f chromosome A1, pea_aphid_22Mar2018_4r6ur, whole genome shotgun sequence genome encodes:
- the cp19 gene encoding cuticular protein 19 precursor — encoded protein: MAVKLIIFAACVATALAQYAAPAYKPAYSAPAYSAPKAYAPEPAYAPTPYNFEYSVNDPHTYDVKSQSEYSDGNGYVKGSYSLLEADGSTRTVEYTADDYNGFNAEVKNSAPAYKPAYSAPAYSAPAYAAPAYPAPAYSAPAYKPAPYKAY